The following coding sequences lie in one Micromonospora sp. R77 genomic window:
- a CDS encoding long-chain fatty acid--CoA ligase — translation MALDVPYRSIPDMFLKRVAATPGRDAFAHPAPDDSGPVWLTWEQVGQRAKAVAAGLHGLGVGLEDPVAILANTRLDWVIADFGIMCAGGATTTVYPTTEPEDATYIIADSGSRVLFAENPAQAAKIAGADLPALTHVVLFDGAPDPDAAVPQLTLAELEERGTRALAAEPDLVDMLVAGVGPEHLATLIYTSGTTGRPKGVELLHGGWCWEGVAQAEVGLLRDNDLQYLWLPLSHSFGKTLLCGATHVGLPTYVDGRVEKLVELLAVVRPTLMCGAPRVFEKVYNKAVTTARDAGGAKAKIFAWGVRVGTEKVALEQAGKPVPAGLKLKYALAEKLVFSKLQARLGGRIRVLVSGAAPLSKEIATFFAAANLPISEGYGLTETSAGNFVNRPHALRIGSVGQAMGDLECRIDTDGEILVRGRPVMRGYHNLPEETAAAFTEDGFFRTGDIGSLDDQGFLRITDRKKDLVKTSGGKYIAPSHIEGMFKAICPYTSQAIVIGQARNYCTMLVTLDPDAITGWAAGGPLEGRPYAEIVASPEAQAMVEEYVAELNGRLNRWETIKKVTILPRDLTIEHGEVTPSLKIKRRGVESNFAAEIDKMYAGSLAEL, via the coding sequence ATGGCTCTCGATGTACCGTACCGTTCCATCCCCGACATGTTCCTCAAGCGCGTCGCGGCGACCCCCGGCCGCGACGCGTTCGCCCACCCGGCCCCGGACGACTCCGGCCCGGTCTGGCTGACGTGGGAACAGGTCGGGCAGCGCGCGAAGGCGGTCGCCGCCGGACTGCACGGGCTCGGCGTCGGCCTGGAGGATCCGGTGGCGATCCTGGCCAACACCCGGCTCGACTGGGTGATCGCCGACTTCGGCATCATGTGCGCCGGCGGTGCCACCACCACCGTCTATCCGACCACCGAGCCCGAGGACGCGACCTACATCATCGCCGACTCCGGTTCCCGGGTGCTCTTCGCCGAGAACCCGGCCCAGGCGGCGAAGATCGCCGGCGCCGACCTGCCGGCGCTGACCCACGTGGTGCTCTTCGACGGCGCCCCCGACCCGGACGCGGCGGTCCCCCAACTCACCCTCGCCGAGCTGGAGGAGCGCGGGACGCGGGCGCTGGCGGCCGAGCCGGACCTGGTCGACATGCTGGTCGCCGGGGTCGGGCCGGAACACCTGGCCACGCTGATCTACACCTCGGGCACCACCGGTCGGCCCAAGGGCGTCGAGCTGCTGCACGGCGGCTGGTGCTGGGAGGGCGTCGCGCAGGCCGAGGTGGGGCTGCTGCGCGACAACGACCTGCAATACCTGTGGCTGCCGCTGTCCCACTCGTTCGGCAAGACGCTGCTCTGCGGTGCCACCCACGTCGGCCTGCCGACGTACGTCGACGGTCGGGTGGAGAAGCTGGTCGAGCTGCTGGCCGTGGTGCGGCCGACGCTGATGTGCGGCGCGCCCCGGGTCTTCGAGAAGGTCTACAACAAGGCGGTCACCACCGCCCGGGACGCCGGCGGCGCCAAGGCGAAGATCTTCGCCTGGGGCGTCCGGGTCGGCACCGAGAAGGTCGCGCTGGAGCAGGCCGGCAAGCCGGTCCCGGCCGGCCTGAAGCTGAAGTACGCGCTGGCGGAGAAGCTGGTCTTCAGCAAGCTCCAGGCCCGCCTCGGCGGACGGATCCGGGTGCTGGTCTCCGGCGCGGCCCCGCTGAGCAAGGAGATCGCCACCTTCTTCGCCGCCGCCAACCTGCCCATCTCCGAGGGGTACGGCCTCACCGAGACCAGCGCCGGCAACTTCGTCAACCGGCCGCACGCGCTGCGGATCGGCAGCGTCGGCCAGGCGATGGGCGACCTGGAGTGCCGGATCGACACCGACGGGGAGATCCTGGTCCGCGGCCGGCCGGTGATGCGTGGCTACCACAACCTGCCCGAGGAGACCGCCGCCGCGTTCACCGAGGACGGCTTCTTCCGTACCGGGGACATCGGCAGCCTCGACGACCAGGGCTTCCTGCGGATCACCGACCGGAAGAAGGACCTGGTCAAGACCTCCGGCGGGAAGTACATCGCGCCGTCGCACATCGAGGGCATGTTCAAGGCCATCTGCCCGTACACCTCGCAGGCGATCGTGATCGGACAGGCCCGCAACTACTGCACCATGCTGGTCACCCTCGACCCGGACGCGATCACCGGCTGGGCGGCCGGCGGGCCGCTGGAGGGCCGGCCGTACGCCGAGATCGTCGCCTCGCCCGAGGCGCAGGCCATGGTCGAGGAGTACGTGGCCGAGCTCAACGGCCGGCTCAACCGCTGGGAGACGATCAAGAAGGTCACCATCCTGCCCCGCGACCTGACCATCGAGCACGGCGAGGTCACCCCCTCGCTCAAGATCAAGCGCCGGGGCGTGGAGAGCAACTTCGCGGCCGAGATCGACAAGATGTACGCCGGCAGCCTCGCCGAGCTGTGA
- a CDS encoding low temperature requirement protein A, whose amino-acid sequence MTDRTRRTPRMRVMTEGSTVTSLELFFDLVFVYALTQVTALMAGDLTWSGLGRGLLVLALLWWSWCCYAWLGNTVRADEGVVRVVLFAVMATMFVVAVTIPEAFVDLRGGLPGPVVFAACYLVVRVLHLVLYRHAARDDEGLRRQVARATWPMLGGATLLFTAALLPQQLSDDPRRVVALRTLLWVLALAIDYGGIMAIGARGWRIFSAAHWTERHGLIIIVALGESLVAIGVGVTALPISWPIIVASFLGVAVAAALWWAYFDVVAIAAERVLARAEGAERAALGRDSYTYLHLPMVAGIILLALGFKKVLAYVGDGTHHTLADPLHGLGLLALYGGVILYLLGHLGFRLRNMGSVNWPRVAAMVLLVVLLPVADHLPALAALGLLALVCVGMVGTEVVLFGAARRALREEFLAEHGAGPAHPG is encoded by the coding sequence GTGACGGACAGGACGCGGCGCACGCCGCGCATGCGGGTGATGACCGAGGGCTCCACGGTCACCTCGTTGGAGCTCTTCTTCGACCTGGTCTTCGTCTATGCGCTCACCCAGGTGACCGCGTTGATGGCGGGCGACCTCACCTGGTCCGGGCTGGGGCGGGGCCTGCTGGTGCTGGCCCTGCTCTGGTGGAGCTGGTGCTGCTACGCCTGGCTGGGCAACACCGTACGGGCCGACGAGGGCGTGGTGCGGGTGGTCCTCTTCGCGGTCATGGCCACCATGTTCGTCGTCGCGGTGACCATTCCCGAGGCCTTCGTCGACCTGCGCGGCGGGCTGCCCGGCCCGGTGGTCTTCGCCGCCTGCTACCTGGTGGTCCGGGTGCTGCACCTGGTCCTCTACCGGCACGCCGCCCGGGACGACGAGGGCCTGCGCCGACAGGTGGCCCGCGCCACCTGGCCGATGCTCGGCGGGGCCACCCTGCTCTTCACCGCCGCGTTGCTGCCGCAGCAGCTCAGCGACGACCCGCGACGTGTCGTCGCGCTCCGTACCCTGCTCTGGGTGCTCGCCCTGGCGATCGACTACGGCGGCATCATGGCGATCGGGGCGCGCGGCTGGCGGATCTTCTCGGCCGCGCACTGGACCGAACGGCACGGCCTGATCATCATCGTGGCGCTCGGTGAGTCGCTGGTCGCGATCGGCGTCGGGGTCACCGCGCTGCCGATCTCCTGGCCGATCATCGTGGCCTCCTTCCTCGGCGTGGCGGTCGCCGCCGCGCTGTGGTGGGCGTACTTCGACGTGGTGGCGATCGCCGCGGAGCGGGTGCTGGCCCGCGCCGAGGGCGCCGAACGGGCCGCGCTGGGCCGGGACTCCTACACCTACCTGCACCTGCCGATGGTCGCCGGAATCATCCTGCTCGCGCTGGGCTTCAAGAAGGTCCTGGCGTACGTCGGGGACGGCACCCACCACACCCTCGCCGACCCGCTGCACGGGCTGGGCCTGCTCGCCCTCTACGGCGGGGTGATCCTCTATCTCCTCGGCCACCTCGGCTTCCGGCTGCGCAACATGGGCTCGGTCAACTGGCCCCGGGTGGCGGCGATGGTGCTGCTGGTGGTGCTGCTGCCGGTGGCCGACCACCTGCCGGCCCTGGCGGCCCTCGGCCTGCTCGCGCTGGTCTGCGTGGGGATGGTCGGCACCGAGGTGGTGCTCTTCGGCGCGGCCCGGCGGGCGCTGCGCGAGGAGTTCCTCGCCGAGCACGGGGCCGGGCCGGCGCACCCGGGCTGA
- a CDS encoding low temperature requirement protein A yields MGNGGGAARWSQGVRPGGAGSRTTRLELFYDLVFVFAFLTVTSLTASRPTPVNLFRCLLVLALLWWCWTGFAGLGNAVRADQGILPVVGFVTVAATFLLSLSMPGAFVDRPGGLNGPLTFATCYFLVRAGQLAIFGWVARGDPAGLRRWLLLAALAVAATALLATAGTVPQRIADRPTAIALQLALWSAALAVEYGGGMTLGGGYWAVVSAGHWAERHALMVLVALGESIIALGIGPKFISGLPLTGPVVVAAVLGIAVTAVLWWAYFDTLAFAVEQVLHHTREPAARARLARDVYTWLHLPMIAGIIFFALGIKDLLAEAAAPDSPPWGVPLGGFWITVLYGGVGLYLLSLVGCALRALRVLHRPLLLAVLLLALVAPVAARLPELVALALLAVLCLAAVVAETLSEDGRRRQVRQLALEEQLAVEADQSRWRQRHL; encoded by the coding sequence GTGGGCAACGGTGGCGGTGCGGCCCGGTGGTCGCAGGGGGTGCGGCCGGGTGGGGCCGGGTCCCGGACCACCCGGCTGGAACTCTTCTACGACCTGGTCTTCGTCTTCGCGTTCCTCACCGTCACCAGCCTCACCGCCAGCCGCCCCACCCCGGTCAACCTGTTCCGCTGCCTGCTGGTGCTGGCCCTGCTCTGGTGGTGCTGGACGGGCTTCGCCGGCCTCGGCAACGCGGTCCGTGCCGACCAGGGGATCCTCCCGGTGGTCGGCTTCGTCACCGTGGCGGCCACCTTCCTGCTGTCGCTGAGCATGCCGGGCGCGTTCGTGGACCGGCCCGGCGGGCTGAACGGCCCACTGACCTTCGCCACCTGCTACTTCCTGGTCCGCGCCGGGCAACTCGCGATCTTCGGCTGGGTGGCCCGCGGCGATCCGGCCGGGCTGCGCCGGTGGCTGCTGCTCGCCGCCCTGGCGGTGGCCGCGACCGCGCTGCTGGCCACCGCCGGGACCGTGCCGCAGCGGATCGCCGACCGGCCGACCGCGATCGCCCTGCAGCTGGCGCTCTGGAGCGCCGCCCTGGCCGTCGAGTACGGGGGCGGCATGACGCTCGGCGGCGGGTACTGGGCGGTCGTCTCGGCCGGGCACTGGGCGGAACGGCACGCGCTGATGGTGCTGGTCGCGCTCGGTGAGTCGATCATCGCGCTGGGGATCGGCCCGAAGTTCATCAGCGGGCTGCCGCTGACCGGCCCGGTGGTGGTCGCCGCCGTGCTCGGCATCGCGGTCACCGCGGTGCTCTGGTGGGCGTACTTCGACACCCTGGCGTTCGCCGTCGAGCAGGTCCTGCACCACACCCGCGAGCCGGCCGCCCGGGCCCGGCTGGCCCGGGACGTCTACACCTGGCTGCACCTGCCGATGATCGCCGGGATCATCTTCTTCGCGCTCGGCATCAAGGACCTGCTGGCCGAGGCGGCGGCACCGGACTCACCGCCCTGGGGCGTGCCGCTGGGCGGCTTCTGGATCACGGTTCTCTACGGCGGCGTCGGGCTCTATCTGCTCAGCCTGGTCGGCTGCGCGCTCCGCGCGCTGCGGGTCCTGCACCGGCCGCTGCTGCTGGCCGTCCTGCTGCTCGCGCTGGTCGCCCCGGTGGCCGCCCGGCTGCCGGAGCTGGTGGCGCTGGCCCTGCTGGCGGTGCTCTGCCTGGCCGCGGTGGTGGCCGAGACGCTCAGCGAGGACGGCCGGCGGCGGCAGGTGCGACAGCTCGCCCTGGAGGAGCAGCTCGCCGTGGAGGCGGACCAGAGCCGGTGGCGGCAGCGTCACCTCTGA
- a CDS encoding PLP-dependent aminotransferase family protein, translated as MTSQVRGAQLARLLGQWHALPGRRRSPDYAALAAAVRGLLADGRLPLGVRLPAERELAEALRISRTTVTAAYRELRESGHLASRRGAGSWTMLPGNHRMASTGLWTPQDDRDMIDLGVAALAAPPQLVPAARAAIEDLPRYLGGAGYHPTGIIELREAVARSYTARGLPTSPEQIMVTSGTQHALDLVLRLALSPGGGVLVESPTYPNALAALAARRARVTTHGLAADGTGWDADLLLGSIRQGRPKLAYLIPEFQNPTGHLMPTELRERLVGAAHAAGTDLVIDESFVDLPLDGTELPPPVATFDRHSRVISIGGMSKPFWGGLRIGWVRASAPQVQRLAAARVGVDMASPVLDQLVAVHLLADAPAIVAARRTQLATQRDALIEALAQRLPDWRVTAPRGGVTLWVELDGPISSALARAAEETGVRLAPGPRFGLDGTLERFLRLPFTLPAADLAEAVGRLAAVRYDLDRAGRPQWREPSVIA; from the coding sequence ATGACGAGCCAGGTGCGTGGCGCTCAACTGGCGCGGCTGCTCGGCCAGTGGCACGCCCTGCCCGGCCGGCGGCGCAGCCCGGACTACGCCGCGCTCGCGGCCGCGGTCCGGGGGCTGCTCGCCGACGGCCGGCTCCCGCTGGGGGTACGCCTGCCGGCCGAGCGGGAGCTGGCGGAGGCGCTGCGGATCAGCCGGACCACGGTCACCGCTGCGTACCGGGAGCTGCGGGAGAGCGGCCACCTGGCCAGCCGGCGGGGCGCCGGCAGCTGGACGATGCTGCCCGGCAACCACCGGATGGCCAGCACCGGCCTCTGGACCCCGCAGGACGACCGGGACATGATCGACCTCGGGGTCGCCGCGCTGGCCGCCCCGCCGCAACTCGTCCCGGCCGCCCGGGCCGCCATCGAGGACCTGCCGCGCTACCTGGGCGGGGCCGGCTACCACCCGACCGGGATCATCGAGCTGCGCGAGGCGGTGGCCCGGTCGTACACGGCCCGGGGGTTGCCGACCAGTCCCGAGCAGATCATGGTGACCAGCGGCACCCAGCACGCCTTGGACCTGGTGCTGCGCCTGGCGCTGTCGCCCGGCGGCGGCGTGCTGGTCGAGTCGCCGACGTACCCCAACGCCCTGGCGGCGCTCGCCGCCCGCCGGGCCCGGGTCACCACCCACGGCCTGGCCGCCGACGGCACCGGCTGGGACGCCGACCTGCTGCTGGGCAGCATCCGGCAGGGCCGGCCGAAGCTGGCCTACCTGATCCCCGAGTTCCAGAACCCGACCGGTCACCTGATGCCCACCGAGCTGCGCGAGCGGCTGGTCGGCGCGGCCCACGCCGCCGGCACCGACCTGGTGATCGACGAGTCCTTCGTCGACCTGCCACTGGACGGCACCGAGCTGCCGCCGCCGGTCGCCACCTTCGACCGGCACTCCCGGGTGATCAGCATCGGCGGGATGAGCAAGCCCTTCTGGGGCGGCCTGCGGATCGGCTGGGTACGCGCCTCCGCCCCCCAGGTGCAGCGGCTCGCCGCCGCCCGGGTCGGCGTCGACATGGCCAGCCCGGTGCTGGACCAGCTCGTCGCGGTGCACCTGCTGGCCGACGCCCCGGCCATCGTGGCCGCCCGCCGCACCCAGCTCGCCACCCAGCGCGACGCGCTGATCGAGGCGCTGGCCCAGCGGTTGCCGGACTGGCGGGTCACCGCGCCGCGGGGCGGCGTCACCCTCTGGGTCGAGCTGGACGGGCCGATCTCCAGCGCGCTGGCCCGCGCCGCCGAGGAGACCGGCGTACGACTGGCACCCGGGCCCCGGTTCGGCCTGGACGGCACCCTGGAGCGCTTCCTGCGACTGCCCTTCACGCTGCCCGCGGCGGACCTGGCGGAGGCCGTCGGCCGGCTCGCCGCGGTCCGCTACGACCTGGACCGTGCGGGCCGCCCGCAGTGGCGGGAGCCGTCGGTCATCGCCTGA